A region of Haloplanus sp. XH21 DNA encodes the following proteins:
- a CDS encoding universal stress protein produces the protein MYDNILIPTDRSDPAAEATEHALELAAQYDATVHALYVVDSRMSPITPSMDESALRDLLQESPPTAAVADACRERSLSVRTALRAGVPHEVIADYVRENDIDLVVMGRHGRAGLSRRLLGSTASRVLRTVDRPVLTVCDREE, from the coding sequence ATGTACGACAATATCCTGATCCCCACCGACCGTAGCGACCCCGCGGCCGAGGCGACGGAACACGCACTCGAACTCGCCGCGCAGTACGACGCGACCGTCCACGCACTGTACGTCGTCGACAGCCGTATGAGTCCGATCACGCCCTCGATGGATGAGTCGGCTCTGCGGGACCTGCTGCAGGAGTCGCCACCGACGGCGGCCGTCGCCGACGCGTGTCGCGAGCGATCACTGTCCGTTCGGACGGCGCTTCGCGCCGGCGTCCCCCACGAGGTGATCGCCGACTACGTCCGCGAGAACGACATCGACCTCGTGGTGATGGGGCGGCACGGTCGGGCGGGACTCTCCCGACGGTTACTCGGCAGCACGGCGTCGCGCGTCCTCCGGACGGTCGACCGGCCGGTTCTGACGGTGTGTGACCGCGAGGAGTGA
- a CDS encoding ribbon-helix-helix domain-containing protein, translating to MPQVEITVPEHLEMQIAQLIEKGEFVNREEAISELLSTGLRAYKTSGPIEEEEPGFEEEGGMMGHEDEYVF from the coding sequence ATGCCACAAGTGGAAATAACGGTTCCGGAACACCTGGAGATGCAGATCGCCCAGTTGATCGAGAAGGGCGAGTTCGTCAATCGGGAGGAAGCCATCAGCGAACTGCTCTCGACCGGGCTTCGAGCCTACAAGACCAGCGGCCCGATCGAGGAGGAAGAACCGGGGTTCGAAGAGGAAGGCGGCATGATGGGACACGAAGACGAGTACGTGTTCTAA
- a CDS encoding YqjF family protein has protein sequence MVLSLKMGWRHLLFENWPVDASIVAAHLPDALDVDEHDGRAWLSVVPFTNVAVRPVGVPARLGVALPELNLRTYVTCDGEPGVYFFSLDAQGVLSVLAARLLQHLPYYYARIALESVDGRVRFTSRRRHPGARPADYAADYWPTGEAFVPSDDSLAAFLVERYRFYTQAPDGSLGYTDIDHDPWTLYPAAAETRTNTLFAANGFAEPESAPVRYYSPGLDVTATASQRWTTPE, from the coding sequence ATGGTCCTCTCGCTGAAGATGGGGTGGCGACACCTGCTGTTCGAGAACTGGCCGGTCGATGCGTCGATCGTCGCCGCCCACCTCCCCGACGCGCTCGACGTCGACGAACACGACGGCCGCGCGTGGCTCTCGGTGGTGCCCTTTACCAACGTCGCGGTCCGCCCCGTGGGCGTCCCGGCCCGTCTCGGCGTCGCACTGCCCGAACTCAACCTGCGGACGTACGTCACCTGCGACGGCGAACCCGGCGTCTACTTCTTCAGTCTCGACGCGCAGGGTGTGCTGAGCGTCCTCGCGGCTCGCCTCCTCCAGCATCTCCCCTACTACTACGCACGGATCGCGCTCGAATCGGTCGACGGGCGGGTCCGGTTCACCAGCCGTCGTCGCCACCCCGGCGCGCGCCCCGCCGACTACGCGGCCGACTACTGGCCGACCGGCGAGGCGTTCGTCCCGAGCGACGACTCGCTCGCCGCGTTCCTCGTCGAACGCTACCGCTTCTACACGCAGGCGCCGGACGGGTCGCTCGGATACACGGACATCGACCACGACCCGTGGACGCTCTACCCGGCGGCCGCCGAGACGCGGACGAACACGCTGTTTGCGGCCAACGGGTTCGCGGAGCCGGAATCGGCGCCCGTCCGGTATTACAGTCCGGGACTCGACGTGACGGCGACCGCGAGCCAGCGCTGGACGACGCCCGAATGA
- a CDS encoding 1,4-dihydroxy-2-naphthoate polyprenyltransferase, whose protein sequence is MSAQAEISRSRAWLMAARPQTLPAAAAPVVVGTGLAVGEGVIHLPAAVAALLGAALIQIGTNFANDYYDAVKGADTDEREGFTRVTQSGLIPAESVKRATYLTFAAAILVGTGLVYVGGLPILIVGLVSVAAGLAYTGGPYPLGYHGLGDLFVFVFFGVVAVTGTYYVQAAAVFADPLPLAIPPGTLPPVAFVASLPIAALSTNILVVNNIRDLETDARAGKRTLAVRLGYRWSRVQYVALLALAYLVPPALWLIGPASPIVLLPLLTLPLAVAVARTVCTRTSGEALNPALERTGKLLAAYAALFGIGLAVGL, encoded by the coding sequence ATGAGCGCACAGGCAGAGATCAGTCGCTCGCGCGCGTGGCTGATGGCCGCGCGGCCACAGACGCTCCCCGCGGCGGCCGCGCCCGTCGTCGTCGGCACCGGTCTCGCCGTCGGCGAGGGTGTCATCCACCTCCCCGCGGCGGTCGCGGCGCTGCTCGGCGCCGCCCTGATTCAGATCGGCACCAACTTCGCCAACGACTACTACGACGCCGTGAAAGGCGCCGACACCGACGAGCGCGAGGGATTCACCCGCGTCACGCAGTCGGGGCTGATCCCCGCCGAATCGGTCAAGCGCGCCACCTACCTCACGTTCGCTGCGGCCATCCTCGTCGGGACGGGACTGGTCTATGTCGGTGGCCTCCCCATCCTGATCGTCGGCCTCGTTTCGGTCGCCGCCGGACTCGCCTACACGGGCGGTCCCTATCCGCTCGGCTACCACGGTCTCGGCGACCTCTTCGTCTTCGTCTTTTTCGGCGTCGTCGCCGTCACCGGCACCTACTACGTGCAGGCGGCGGCCGTCTTCGCCGATCCGCTGCCGCTCGCGATTCCGCCGGGGACGTTGCCACCGGTCGCGTTCGTGGCTAGCCTCCCGATCGCCGCTCTGTCGACAAACATCCTCGTCGTGAACAACATTCGTGACCTGGAGACGGACGCCCGCGCGGGCAAGCGCACGCTGGCGGTCCGCCTCGGCTACCGCTGGAGTCGCGTCCAGTACGTCGCGCTCCTCGCGCTGGCTTACCTCGTGCCACCCGCACTGTGGCTGATCGGCCCCGCCTCACCCATCGTCCTACTTCCACTGCTGACGCTCCCGCTGGCCGTCGCCGTCGCGCGCACCGTCTGCACCCGGACGTCGGGCGAGGCGCTCAATCCCGCGCTCGAACGCACCGGGAAACTGCTCGCGGCGTACGCCGCGCTGTTCGGTATCGGCCTCGCCGTGGGATTGTAA
- a CDS encoding sulfite oxidase-like oxidoreductase produces MVRDVTDLYREFGDERLPPGQHRTESFPVLSKGNVPRVPREEWSVSVSGAVDDAVTFDWDAFTALGTETQRQDFHCVTGWSRFDCEFTGVPFPTLAEHVGVHDDAEHVLFHAADDYTTDLPLDACLRPETLLAFDFDGDPLPRDHGGPVRIVTPHRYAYKGAKWVTGVEFLTEPERGFWEKRGYSVTANPWQEERYSG; encoded by the coding sequence ATGGTCAGGGACGTCACGGATCTGTACCGCGAGTTCGGCGACGAGCGGCTCCCGCCGGGCCAGCACCGCACCGAGTCGTTCCCGGTGCTCTCGAAGGGGAACGTCCCGCGAGTGCCTCGCGAGGAGTGGTCCGTTTCGGTGAGCGGCGCCGTCGACGACGCCGTGACGTTCGACTGGGACGCGTTCACGGCGCTCGGCACGGAGACGCAGCGACAGGACTTCCACTGTGTCACCGGGTGGAGCCGGTTCGACTGCGAGTTCACCGGCGTTCCCTTCCCCACGCTCGCCGAGCACGTCGGCGTCCACGACGACGCGGAACACGTCCTCTTTCATGCCGCCGATGATTACACGACGGACCTCCCGCTGGACGCCTGTCTCCGCCCGGAGACGCTGCTGGCGTTCGACTTCGACGGCGACCCGTTGCCGCGGGACCACGGCGGCCCGGTACGGATCGTCACGCCTCACAGATACGCCTACAAGGGTGCGAAGTGGGTGACGGGCGTGGAGTTCCTCACGGAACCGGAACGCGGGTTCTGGGAGAAGCGGGGCTACTCCGTCACCGCGAACCCGTGGCAGGAAGAGCGCTACAGCGGATAG
- a CDS encoding UPF0058 family protein, with amino-acid sequence MHKEELLELHEQMVTIMNYFRSQETVDDSIFEPYESLSVDPSHVHKSKSEHKHAVFVLGNALATAMSEDEFSDAGRVGKRMAELAEDAESKL; translated from the coding sequence ATGCACAAGGAGGAACTCCTCGAACTCCACGAGCAGATGGTGACGATCATGAACTACTTCCGCAGCCAGGAAACGGTCGACGACTCCATCTTCGAGCCCTACGAATCGCTGAGCGTCGACCCCTCGCACGTCCACAAATCGAAAAGCGAGCACAAGCACGCCGTGTTCGTCCTCGGCAACGCCTTGGCGACGGCGATGAGCGAAGACGAGTTCTCCGACGCCGGCCGCGTCGGCAAGCGCATGGCCGAACTCGCCGAAGACGCGGAAAGCAAACTCTGA
- a CDS encoding SIMPL domain-containing protein → MQRHTIAAIGVAVLLVLAGCSTGPSSSASPTPEQPNSTIHVAGSGSADAEPNQAVLQVAVVATAPDAATARQRLAENTSRMRDALQGIGIDDEHIRTERYDIYRDRTPPREEGEEPPVRYRASHDFEITVDDPDRVGTVLDTAVQNGATEVNDVTFTLSSDRRRQLEQQARSAAMADARAKAEMLASTENLTVTGVDVIRTTSGDSPLPVDEYAAATATPAPTAGAASDIESGPVTVRTTVRVVYEASPSENATA, encoded by the coding sequence ATGCAACGTCATACGATCGCTGCCATAGGTGTCGCGGTACTGCTCGTACTCGCAGGGTGTTCGACCGGACCGTCGTCCTCGGCGTCGCCCACGCCGGAGCAACCGAACAGCACGATTCACGTCGCCGGGAGCGGCAGCGCCGACGCGGAACCGAACCAGGCGGTGCTGCAGGTCGCCGTCGTCGCGACGGCGCCCGACGCCGCGACCGCGCGGCAGCGACTCGCCGAGAACACGTCCCGGATGCGGGACGCGCTCCAGGGAATCGGCATCGACGACGAGCACATCCGGACGGAGCGCTACGACATCTACCGCGACCGGACGCCGCCGCGTGAGGAGGGGGAGGAACCGCCCGTCCGGTACCGCGCCTCTCACGACTTCGAAATCACGGTGGACGACCCCGACCGGGTAGGGACGGTCCTCGACACCGCGGTCCAGAACGGCGCGACCGAGGTCAACGACGTCACGTTCACGCTCTCATCGGATCGGCGCCGCCAGCTCGAACAGCAGGCCCGGAGCGCCGCGATGGCGGACGCCAGAGCGAAAGCAGAGATGCTGGCGTCCACCGAGAACCTCACGGTTACCGGCGTCGACGTGATCCGGACCACGAGCGGCGACTCGCCGCTCCCCGTCGACGAGTACGCCGCCGCGACGGCGACGCCGGCGCCCACGGCGGGCGCGGCCTCCGACATCGAGTCCGGCCCGGTGACGGTGCGAACGACCGTCCGCGTCGTCTACGAGGCGTCCCCGTCGGAGAACGCGACGGCGTAG
- a CDS encoding inorganic phosphate transporter, translating into MIGALLLVGFAVSLFVGFNIGGSNTGPAFGPAVGANVISKLLAGALMSVFFFIGAWTIGRRVVDTLGRELVTDPGVFTIESSIVVLFFIGGALFIGNYAGVPASTSMTAVGAIAGLALAAGELNWAVMGEIAVWWIVAPLVGFWVSGVVGRYFYPTINRWVAIEGSAGSLLEVDRSGTIPSVGLGPDTTPREVVGATVVIAIGCLMAFSSGTSNIANAIAPLYGAGVDMNLLILLGCGSVAIGALTIARRTLDTLGNDITDLPLTAAIVVAVISSGIVIALSAIGIPASFVIIATMSIVGLGWGRATRAITVSEGMRGEAKPNVSVGALTADEPGEEAPDIGEEDPDETPSAAELFNPETTGRVVLMQNVVPLLSTIGAYATFRLLFAFWW; encoded by the coding sequence ATGATCGGCGCGCTCCTTCTCGTCGGGTTCGCCGTCTCGCTTTTCGTCGGGTTCAACATCGGCGGTTCGAACACCGGACCGGCGTTCGGCCCCGCCGTGGGCGCGAACGTCATCTCGAAACTCCTCGCCGGCGCGCTCATGTCGGTGTTTTTCTTCATCGGTGCGTGGACCATCGGTCGGCGGGTCGTCGACACGCTGGGCCGGGAACTGGTGACCGACCCCGGCGTGTTCACGATCGAATCCAGCATCGTCGTCCTCTTTTTCATCGGCGGCGCGCTGTTCATCGGCAACTACGCCGGCGTGCCGGCGTCGACATCGATGACGGCCGTCGGCGCCATCGCGGGGCTCGCGCTCGCGGCGGGCGAACTCAACTGGGCCGTCATGGGCGAAATCGCAGTCTGGTGGATCGTCGCCCCGCTCGTCGGCTTCTGGGTCTCCGGCGTCGTCGGGCGGTATTTCTACCCGACGATCAACCGCTGGGTGGCCATCGAGGGGTCCGCCGGGTCGTTACTCGAGGTCGACCGGTCGGGGACGATCCCCTCCGTCGGACTCGGCCCCGACACGACGCCGCGGGAGGTCGTCGGCGCGACGGTCGTCATCGCCATCGGCTGTCTGATGGCCTTCTCCTCGGGCACGTCGAACATCGCCAATGCCATCGCGCCGCTGTACGGCGCCGGCGTCGACATGAACCTCCTGATCCTGCTCGGCTGTGGCTCGGTGGCCATCGGCGCGCTCACCATCGCCCGGCGGACGCTCGATACGCTCGGCAACGATATCACTGACCTCCCGCTGACGGCGGCCATCGTCGTCGCCGTCATCTCCTCCGGCATCGTCATCGCCCTCTCGGCCATCGGCATCCCCGCCTCGTTCGTCATCATCGCCACCATGTCCATCGTGGGCCTGGGATGGGGGCGAGCGACGCGGGCGATCACCGTCTCCGAAGGGATGCGCGGCGAGGCGAAACCCAACGTCTCGGTCGGCGCGCTGACGGCCGACGAACCCGGTGAGGAGGCGCCCGACATCGGCGAAGAGGACCCGGACGAGACGCCGAGCGCCGCCGAACTGTTCAACCCCGAGACGACGGGGCGAGTCGTCCTGATGCAGAACGTGGTGCCGCTGCTCTCGACCATCGGCGCGTACGCGACGTTCCGACTGCTGTTCGCGTTCTGGTGGTAG
- a CDS encoding isochorismate synthase — protein sequence MGVPRSDEAGTRLVSRSVRASVPSLRAALDAIPAPRTFWTGPDEATVVGGGAAATIAADGDDRFAAVREGIDRVLRAGDVHAGTEAACPRLFGGFAFHDERSDGGTWADFPGARFVLPRVQVTDTDRGTWLTVNAFDPEASPAAVETRLADERDRLESLTDEGSDTSPAIVSRTRTTPRSAWRESVEAAIERIRAGDLQKVVLAQALDVSLDRPLSVPDVLHRLGETYPDCYRFLVEPTAEDDANRPSFFGATPERLVRRQGRTVTTGALAGTTGRGDTPAEDDWLAEELLADEKNVHEHELVAETIRDQLAPFASSITAGQRRVRRLETVQHLFTPITATLDSDTHVLDLVEALHPTPAVGGLPPERALATIRETEPFDRGWYAAPVGWVDAAGNGSFAVAIRSALARDTDVTLFAGVGVVADSDPDREWDEVQLKYRPILDELE from the coding sequence ATGGGTGTCCCGCGAAGCGACGAGGCGGGAACGCGCCTCGTCAGCCGGTCGGTTCGGGCGTCGGTTCCGTCGCTCCGTGCCGCCCTCGACGCCATACCGGCCCCGCGTACGTTCTGGACCGGCCCCGACGAGGCGACGGTCGTCGGCGGCGGCGCCGCTGCGACCATCGCTGCCGACGGCGACGACCGGTTCGCCGCCGTCCGCGAGGGGATCGACCGGGTGTTGCGCGCCGGCGACGTCCACGCCGGTACCGAGGCCGCCTGCCCCCGCCTGTTCGGTGGCTTCGCCTTCCACGACGAGAGGAGCGACGGCGGGACGTGGGCCGACTTTCCCGGCGCGCGCTTTGTCCTCCCGCGCGTTCAGGTGACCGACACCGACCGCGGGACGTGGCTGACGGTCAACGCCTTCGACCCCGAGGCGTCGCCGGCCGCCGTCGAAACCCGCCTCGCCGACGAGCGGGACCGTCTCGAATCGCTGACTGATGAAGGCTCGGACACGTCTCCCGCGATCGTCTCGCGGACGCGCACGACCCCGCGGTCGGCGTGGCGCGAGTCCGTCGAGGCCGCCATCGAACGCATCCGCGCCGGCGATCTGCAGAAGGTCGTCCTCGCCCAGGCGCTCGACGTATCGCTCGACCGCCCGCTGTCGGTGCCGGACGTCCTCCACCGTCTCGGAGAGACCTACCCCGACTGCTACCGATTCCTGGTGGAGCCGACGGCAGAGGACGACGCGAACCGCCCGAGTTTCTTCGGCGCCACGCCCGAGCGACTGGTCCGGCGACAGGGCCGGACCGTCACGACGGGGGCGCTCGCGGGCACGACCGGGCGGGGCGACACGCCCGCCGAAGACGACTGGCTGGCCGAGGAACTGCTCGCCGACGAGAAGAACGTCCACGAACACGAACTCGTCGCGGAGACCATCCGCGATCAACTGGCGCCCTTTGCCTCCTCCATCACCGCGGGCCAGCGCCGCGTCCGCCGCCTGGAGACCGTCCAACACCTCTTTACGCCCATCACCGCGACGCTCGACAGCGACACGCACGTCCTCGACCTGGTGGAGGCGCTGCATCCGACGCCCGCCGTCGGCGGGCTGCCGCCCGAGCGCGCGCTGGCGACCATCCGCGAGACGGAGCCGTTCGACCGTGGCTGGTACGCAGCGCCCGTGGGCTGGGTCGACGCCGCCGGCAACGGCTCCTTCGCCGTCGCCATCCGGTCGGCGCTCGCCCGCGATACGGACGTCACGCTGTTCGCCGGCGTCGGCGTCGTCGCCGACTCCGACCCCGACCGCGAGTGGGACGAAGTGCAACTCAAATACCGGCCGATCCTGGACGAACTAGAATGA
- a CDS encoding mandelate racemase/muconate lactonizing enzyme family protein, protein MHRHAFSLDLARPLSTAHGPIREREGVLLGVEREGEVVGVGEATPLPDWTESLAACRTALDAVTGVENVDEILRSLGTESDATDPLNDAPAAITDPLADAPAARHAVELAVLDARGRHRGPPLADLLAASPASAVPVNATVGDADAEATVEAAIEAVDAGFDCLKMKVGVGALERDVARLRAVRDAVGPDIALRADANGAWDRETATEAIDALAPLDLAYLEQPLPASDLSGHTALRGRGVDIALDETLTVASTDAVFEAAAADILVLKPMALGGPARALSAARAAERAGVAPVVTTTVDAAPARTAAVHVAAAIPDVRPCGLATGDALAADLIDDPVPVDDGSVAVPTVPGIAGDAFDHVFDRLLEQ, encoded by the coding sequence ATGCACCGCCACGCGTTCTCGCTCGACCTGGCGCGACCGCTCTCGACCGCTCACGGGCCGATTCGGGAGCGCGAGGGGGTCCTGCTCGGCGTTGAGCGCGAAGGGGAAGTCGTCGGCGTCGGCGAGGCGACGCCGCTCCCCGACTGGACGGAGTCGCTCGCGGCGTGCCGGACGGCGCTCGACGCCGTCACCGGGGTCGAGAACGTCGACGAGATACTCCGATCGCTCGGCACCGAGAGCGACGCCACCGACCCGCTCAACGACGCGCCCGCCGCCATCACCGACCCGCTCGCCGACGCCCCCGCCGCCCGGCACGCCGTCGAACTGGCAGTGCTCGACGCGCGGGGGCGACACCGGGGACCACCCCTCGCCGACCTGCTGGCCGCGTCGCCGGCGTCGGCGGTCCCGGTGAACGCGACGGTCGGCGACGCCGACGCCGAAGCGACCGTCGAGGCGGCCATCGAAGCGGTCGACGCCGGGTTCGACTGCCTGAAGATGAAAGTCGGCGTCGGCGCCCTCGAACGCGACGTGGCGCGTCTCCGGGCGGTGCGAGACGCCGTCGGACCGGACATCGCTCTCCGTGCCGACGCCAACGGGGCGTGGGACCGCGAGACGGCGACCGAAGCGATCGACGCGCTCGCGCCCCTCGACCTGGCGTATCTCGAACAGCCCTTGCCCGCGTCGGATCTGTCCGGCCACACCGCGCTCCGGGGCCGCGGCGTCGACATCGCGCTGGACGAGACACTCACTGTCGCGTCGACCGACGCGGTCTTCGAGGCCGCCGCGGCGGACATCCTCGTGTTGAAGCCGATGGCGCTCGGTGGCCCCGCGCGGGCGCTCTCGGCGGCACGGGCCGCCGAGCGGGCGGGCGTCGCCCCCGTCGTGACGACTACCGTCGACGCGGCGCCGGCGCGGACGGCGGCGGTCCACGTCGCCGCCGCCATCCCCGACGTTCGCCCCTGCGGGCTGGCGACCGGGGATGCGCTCGCGGCCGATCTGATCGACGACCCGGTGCCCGTCGACGACGGATCGGTCGCCGTCCCCACGGTGCCCGGAATCGCGGGCGACGCCTTCGATCACGTGTTCGACCGACTGTTGGAGCAATAG
- a CDS encoding 1,4-dihydroxy-2-naphthoyl-CoA synthase, whose amino-acid sequence MVSDLFDADRWTAVTDDFQDVTYHRADDVPAVRIAIDRPKVRNAFRPRTVDELYAALDHARQQSDIGCILLTGNGPSPKDGGWAFSAGGDQAIRGESGYEYEGDEDDADGAETGDAELDTETPTVGRLHILEVQRMIRFMPKPVVAVVPGWAVGGGHSLHVICDLTLASEEHAKFLQTDPDVASFDAGFGSAYLARQVGQKKAREIFFLGKTYDADEAAEMGMVNESVPHEELEAVALEWAETMTAKSPTAMRMLKYAFNLADDGMVGQQMFAGEATRLAYMTDEASEGRDAFLEGREPDFSDVPWHY is encoded by the coding sequence ATGGTTTCTGACCTCTTCGACGCCGACCGCTGGACTGCCGTCACCGACGATTTTCAGGACGTGACCTACCACCGCGCGGACGACGTTCCCGCCGTCCGCATCGCCATCGACCGGCCGAAGGTGCGCAACGCCTTCCGCCCCCGCACCGTCGACGAACTCTACGCGGCGCTGGATCACGCCCGTCAGCAGTCCGACATCGGCTGTATCCTCCTCACCGGTAACGGCCCGTCGCCGAAAGACGGCGGGTGGGCGTTCTCCGCGGGCGGCGACCAGGCGATTCGCGGGGAGTCGGGCTACGAGTACGAGGGCGACGAGGACGACGCGGACGGCGCCGAGACGGGTGACGCGGAACTCGACACGGAGACGCCGACGGTCGGCCGCCTCCACATCCTCGAAGTCCAGCGCATGATTCGGTTCATGCCGAAACCCGTCGTCGCCGTCGTGCCGGGGTGGGCCGTCGGCGGCGGGCACTCCCTCCACGTCATCTGTGACCTCACGCTCGCGAGCGAGGAACACGCGAAGTTCCTCCAGACCGACCCCGACGTGGCCTCCTTCGACGCCGGGTTCGGCTCCGCCTACCTCGCCCGGCAGGTGGGGCAGAAGAAAGCCCGCGAGATATTCTTCCTCGGCAAGACCTACGACGCCGACGAGGCCGCGGAGATGGGGATGGTGAACGAGTCGGTGCCCCACGAGGAGTTGGAGGCGGTGGCGCTGGAGTGGGCCGAGACGATGACCGCGAAGAGTCCGACGGCGATGCGGATGCTGAAATACGCGTTCAACCTCGCGGACGACGGCATGGTCGGCCAGCAGATGTTCGCGGGCGAGGCGACGCGACTCGCGTACATGACCGACGAGGCAAGCGAGGGACGAGACGCCTTCCTCGAAGGGCGGGAGCCGGACTTCTCGGACGTGCCCTGGCATTACTGA
- the menD gene encoding 2-succinyl-5-enolpyruvyl-6-hydroxy-3-cyclohexene-1-carboxylic-acid synthase: protein MSAPNRNVLWGRALVDELVRAGVENVVVSPGSRSTPLVTAVDEHDDLTVHSVLDERSAAYFALGRARRTGDVTPLVCTSGTAAANYHPAVVEADEGRVPLLLLTADRPPELRDSGANQTVDQEKLYGDAVRWYKDLPEPEADARKLRSLRTTVARALAEATGTPSGPVHLNCPFRKPLEPTPVAGDVPADLDTLAAAGRDDDRPFVSTTAGTPQLDRSDLTPLVDALAVERGLIVAGPADPPGVDPEAVTALAHATGFPILADPLSGLRFGGHTRVTTTCGGYDGYLDSRVTADWPAPDTVLRLGASPTSKRLRNYLARTGARQFVVDPAGAWREAEFRATDLVVADPSRLTARLAELVGGAGDPDWRGRWETAERTHQDVAGDVTTDESGGYFEGAVLADVTDLAPEPATLVVSNSTPVRDADRYAEPQAAGYTVLGNRGASGIDGVVSTALGAGSATTDHLTLVVGDLAYYHDSNGLLSALRCGVEATIVCVNNDGGGIFHRLPIESFDPPFSESFKTPHGLEFEPTTDLYDLGYTAVDDREGFRDAYAESVASDGTDVIEVRTDAEASQRTRERLVEETVSELEDRI from the coding sequence ATGAGCGCACCCAACCGAAACGTCCTCTGGGGGCGGGCGCTGGTCGACGAACTCGTCCGCGCGGGCGTCGAGAACGTCGTCGTCTCGCCCGGCAGTCGCTCGACGCCGCTCGTCACCGCCGTCGACGAACACGACGACCTGACCGTGCACTCCGTCCTCGACGAGCGCTCGGCGGCCTACTTCGCCCTCGGCCGCGCGCGCCGGACCGGCGACGTGACGCCGCTCGTCTGCACCTCGGGCACGGCGGCCGCGAACTACCATCCCGCCGTCGTCGAGGCCGACGAGGGTCGGGTCCCACTCCTTCTCCTCACGGCCGACCGCCCTCCGGAACTCCGGGACAGCGGCGCCAACCAGACCGTCGATCAGGAGAAGCTCTACGGCGACGCCGTCCGGTGGTATAAGGACCTGCCCGAACCCGAGGCCGACGCGCGCAAACTTCGGAGCCTGCGGACGACCGTCGCCCGTGCGCTCGCGGAGGCCACGGGGACCCCCTCGGGACCGGTCCATCTCAACTGCCCGTTCCGCAAGCCCCTGGAACCGACGCCCGTCGCCGGCGACGTGCCCGCCGACCTCGATACCCTCGCCGCGGCCGGCCGCGACGACGACCGTCCGTTCGTCTCGACGACGGCGGGGACGCCACAGCTCGACCGGAGCGACCTCACCCCGCTCGTCGACGCGCTGGCGGTCGAGCGCGGTCTTATCGTCGCCGGTCCCGCGGACCCGCCGGGCGTCGACCCCGAAGCGGTCACCGCGCTCGCTCACGCCACCGGTTTCCCCATCCTCGCCGATCCGCTCTCCGGCCTCCGGTTCGGCGGGCACACCCGCGTCACGACGACGTGTGGCGGCTACGACGGCTATCTCGATTCGCGCGTGACGGCGGACTGGCCCGCCCCCGACACCGTCCTCCGCCTCGGCGCCTCGCCCACCTCGAAGCGCCTGCGCAACTACCTCGCTCGCACCGGCGCGCGGCAGTTCGTCGTCGACCCCGCGGGCGCGTGGCGCGAGGCCGAGTTCCGGGCGACCGACCTCGTCGTCGCGGACCCGTCGCGCCTGACGGCGCGCCTCGCCGAACTCGTCGGTGGCGCCGGCGACCCCGACTGGCGCGGCCGATGGGAGACGGCCGAGCGCACCCATCAGGATGTCGCAGGCGACGTGACGACCGACGAATCGGGCGGCTACTTCGAGGGGGCCGTCCTCGCCGACGTGACCGACCTCGCGCCCGAACCCGCGACGCTCGTGGTGTCGAACTCGACGCCCGTCCGCGACGCCGACCGGTACGCCGAACCCCAGGCCGCGGGCTACACCGTCCTCGGGAACCGCGGCGCGTCGGGCATCGACGGCGTCGTCTCCACCGCCCTCGGCGCCGGCAGCGCCACCACGGACCACCTGACGCTCGTCGTCGGCGACCTGGCCTACTACCACGACAGCAACGGTCTGCTGTCGGCGCTTCGCTGCGGCGTCGAGGCGACCATCGTCTGCGTCAACAACGACGGCGGCGGCATCTTCCATCGCCTCCCCATCGAGTCGTTCGACCCCCCCTTCAGCGAGTCGTTCAAGACGCCCCACGGCCTCGAGTTCGAACCGACGACCGACCTCTACGACCTGGGGTACACTGCCGTCGATGACCGGGAGGGGTTCCGCGACGCCTACGCCGAGTCCGTCGCGAGCGACGGCACCGATGTCATCGAGGTGCGGACGGACGCCGAGGCGAGCCAGCGCACCCGCGAGCGGTTGGTCGAGGAGACGGTTTCGGAACTGGAAGACCGGATTTAG